Proteins encoded by one window of Mus musculus strain C57BL/6J chromosome 10, GRCm38.p6 C57BL/6J:
- the Aire gene encoding autoimmune regulator isoform 1 (isoform 1 is encoded by transcript variant 1), translating into MAGGDGMLRRLLRLHRTEIAVAIDSAFPLLHALADHDVVPEDKFQETLRLKEKEGCPQAFHALLSWLLTRDSGAILDFWRILFKDYNLERYSRLHSILDGFPKDVDLNQSRKGRKPLAGPKAAVLPPRPPTKRKALEEPRATPPATLASKSVSSPGSHLKTKPPKKPDGNLESQHLPLGNGIQTMAASVQRAVTVASGDVPGTRGAVEGILIQQVFESGRSKKCIQVGGEFYTPNKFEDPSGNLKNKARSGSSLKPVVRAKGAQVTIPGRDEQKVGQQCGVPPLPSLPSEPQVNQKNEDECAVCHDGGELICCDGCPRAFHLACLSPPLQEIPSGLWRCSCCLQGRVQQNLSQPEVSRPPELPAETPILVGLRSASEKTRGPSRELKASSDAAVTYVNLLAPHPAAPLLEPSALCPLLSAGNEGRPGPAPSARCSVCGDGTEVLRCAHCAAAFHWRCHFPTAAARPGTNLRCKSCSADSTPTPGTPGEAVPTSGPRPAPGLAKVGDDSASHDPVLHRDDLESLLNEHSFDGILQWAIQSMSRPLAETPPFSS; encoded by the exons ATGGCAGGTGGGGATGGAATGCTACGCCGTCTGCTGAGGCTGCACCGCACCGAGATCGCGGTGGCCATAGACAGTGCCTTTCCGCTGCTGCATGCTCTAGCCGACCACGACGTGGTCCCTGAGGACAAGTTCCAG GAGACGCTCCgtctgaaggagaaggaaggctGCCCCCAGGCCTTCCACGCCCTGCTGTCCTGGCTCCTGACCCGGGACAGTGGGGCCATCCTGGATTTCTGGAGGATTCTCTTTAAGGACTACAATCTGGAGCGGTACAGCCGCCTGCATAGCATCCTGGACGGCTTCCCAAAAG ATGTGGACCTAAACCAGTCCCGGAAAGGGAGAAAGCCCCTTGCTGGTCCCAAGGCCGCGGTACTGCCACCCAGACCCCCCACCAAGAGAAAAGCACTGGAGGAGCCTCGAGCCACCCCACCAGCAACTCTGGCCTCAAAGAGCGTCTCCAGCCCAG GCTCCCACCTGAAGACTAAGCCCCCTAAGAAGCCAGATGGCAACTTGGAGTCACAGCACCTTCCTCTTGGAAACG GAATTCAGACCATGGCAGCTTCTGTCCAGAGAGCTGTGACCGTGGCCTCTGGGGATGTTCCAGGAACCCGAGGGGCCGTGGAAGGGATCCTTATCCAGCAGGTGTTTGAGTCAG GAAGATCCAAGAAGTGCATTCAGGTTGGGGGAGAGTTTTATACACCCAACAAGTTCGAAGACCCCAGTGGCAATTTGAAGAACAAGGCCCGGAGTGGTAGCAGCCTAAAGCCAGTGGTCCGAGCCAAGGGAGCCCAGGTCACTATACCT GGTAGAGATGAGCAGAAAGTGGGCCAGCAGTGTGGGGTTCCTCCCCTTCCATCCCTCCCCAGTGAGCCCCAGGTTAACCAG AAGAACGAGGATGAGTGTGCCGTGTGCCACGACGGAGGTGAGCTCATCTGTTGTGACGGCTGTCCCCGGGCCTTCCACCTGGCTTGCCTGTCCCCACCTCTGCAGGAGATCCCCAG TGGCCTCTGGAGATGCTCCTGCTGCCTCCAGGGCAGAGTCCAACAGAACCTGTCCCAGCCTGAGGTGTCCAGGCCCCCGGAGCTACCTGCAGAGACCCCG atcctcGTGGGACTGAGGTCAGCTTCAGAGAAAACCAGGGGCCCATCCAGGGAGCTCAAAGCCAGCTCTGATGCTGCTGTCACATATGTGAACCTGCTGGCCCCGCACCCTGCAGCTCCTCTGCTGGAGCCTTCAGCactgtgccctctactgagtgctgggaatgagGGGCGGCCA GGTCCAGCACCAAGCGCGCGATGCAGTGTGTGTGGCGATGGCACCGAGGTGTTGCGGTGTGCACACTGTGCCGCTGCCTTCCACTGGCGCTGCCACTTCCCGACGGCCGCCGCCCGGCCGGG GACCAATCTCCGCTGCAAATCCTGCTCTGCAGACTCGACTCCCACGCCAGGCACACCGGGCGAAGCTGTACCCACCTCTGGGCCCCGTCCAGCACCTGGGCTTGCCAAG GTAGGGGACGACTCTGCTAGTCACGACCCTGTTCTACATAGGGACGACCTGGAGTCCCTCCTCAATGAG CACTCATTTGACGGCATCCTGCAGTGGGCCATCCAGAGCATGTCACGCCCGCTGGCCGAGACACCACCCTTCTCTTCCTGA
- the Aire gene encoding autoimmune regulator isoform 4 (isoform 4 is encoded by transcript variant 4), whose product MAGGDGMLRRLLRLHRTEIAVAIDSAFPLLHALADHDVVPEDKFQETLRLKEKEGCPQAFHALLSWLLTRDSGAILDFWRILFKDYNLERYSRLHSILDGFPKDVDLNQSRKGRKPLAGPKAAVLPPRPPTKRKALEEPRATPPATLASKSVSSPGSHLKTKPPKKPDGNLESQHLPLGNGIQTMAASVQRAVTVASGDVPGTRGAVEGILIQQVFESGRSKKCIQVGGEFYTPNKFEDPSGNLKNKARSGSSLKPVVRAKGAQGRDEQKVGQQCGVPPLPSLPSEPQVNQNEDECAVCHDGGELICCDGCPRAFHLACLSPPLQEIPSGLWRCSCCLQGRVQQNLSQPEVSRPPELPAETPILVGLRSASEKTRGPSRELKASSDAAVTYVNLLAPHPAAPLLEPSALCPLLSAGNEGRPGPAPSARCSVCGDGTEVLRCAHCAAAFHWRCHFPTAAARPGTNLRCKSCSADSTPTPGTPGEAVPTSGPRPAPGLAKVGDDSASHDPVLHRDDLESLLNEHSFDGILQWAIQSMSRPLAETPPFSS is encoded by the exons ATGGCAGGTGGGGATGGAATGCTACGCCGTCTGCTGAGGCTGCACCGCACCGAGATCGCGGTGGCCATAGACAGTGCCTTTCCGCTGCTGCATGCTCTAGCCGACCACGACGTGGTCCCTGAGGACAAGTTCCAG GAGACGCTCCgtctgaaggagaaggaaggctGCCCCCAGGCCTTCCACGCCCTGCTGTCCTGGCTCCTGACCCGGGACAGTGGGGCCATCCTGGATTTCTGGAGGATTCTCTTTAAGGACTACAATCTGGAGCGGTACAGCCGCCTGCATAGCATCCTGGACGGCTTCCCAAAAG ATGTGGACCTAAACCAGTCCCGGAAAGGGAGAAAGCCCCTTGCTGGTCCCAAGGCCGCGGTACTGCCACCCAGACCCCCCACCAAGAGAAAAGCACTGGAGGAGCCTCGAGCCACCCCACCAGCAACTCTGGCCTCAAAGAGCGTCTCCAGCCCAG GCTCCCACCTGAAGACTAAGCCCCCTAAGAAGCCAGATGGCAACTTGGAGTCACAGCACCTTCCTCTTGGAAACG GAATTCAGACCATGGCAGCTTCTGTCCAGAGAGCTGTGACCGTGGCCTCTGGGGATGTTCCAGGAACCCGAGGGGCCGTGGAAGGGATCCTTATCCAGCAGGTGTTTGAGTCAG GAAGATCCAAGAAGTGCATTCAGGTTGGGGGAGAGTTTTATACACCCAACAAGTTCGAAGACCCCAGTGGCAATTTGAAGAACAAGGCCCGGAGTGGTAGCAGCCTAAAGCCAGTGGTCCGAGCCAAGGGAGCCCAG GGTAGAGATGAGCAGAAAGTGGGCCAGCAGTGTGGGGTTCCTCCCCTTCCATCCCTCCCCAGTGAGCCCCAGGTTAACCAG AACGAGGATGAGTGTGCCGTGTGCCACGACGGAGGTGAGCTCATCTGTTGTGACGGCTGTCCCCGGGCCTTCCACCTGGCTTGCCTGTCCCCACCTCTGCAGGAGATCCCCAG TGGCCTCTGGAGATGCTCCTGCTGCCTCCAGGGCAGAGTCCAACAGAACCTGTCCCAGCCTGAGGTGTCCAGGCCCCCGGAGCTACCTGCAGAGACCCCG atcctcGTGGGACTGAGGTCAGCTTCAGAGAAAACCAGGGGCCCATCCAGGGAGCTCAAAGCCAGCTCTGATGCTGCTGTCACATATGTGAACCTGCTGGCCCCGCACCCTGCAGCTCCTCTGCTGGAGCCTTCAGCactgtgccctctactgagtgctgggaatgagGGGCGGCCA GGTCCAGCACCAAGCGCGCGATGCAGTGTGTGTGGCGATGGCACCGAGGTGTTGCGGTGTGCACACTGTGCCGCTGCCTTCCACTGGCGCTGCCACTTCCCGACGGCCGCCGCCCGGCCGGG GACCAATCTCCGCTGCAAATCCTGCTCTGCAGACTCGACTCCCACGCCAGGCACACCGGGCGAAGCTGTACCCACCTCTGGGCCCCGTCCAGCACCTGGGCTTGCCAAG GTAGGGGACGACTCTGCTAGTCACGACCCTGTTCTACATAGGGACGACCTGGAGTCCCTCCTCAATGAG CACTCATTTGACGGCATCCTGCAGTGGGCCATCCAGAGCATGTCACGCCCGCTGGCCGAGACACCACCCTTCTCTTCCTGA
- the Aire gene encoding autoimmune regulator isoform 2 (isoform 2 is encoded by transcript variant 2) — translation MAGGDGMLRRLLRLHRTEIAVAIDSAFPLLHALADHDVVPEDKFQETLRLKEKEGCPQAFHALLSWLLTRDSGAILDFWRILFKDYNLERYSRLHSILDGFPKDVDLNQSRKGRKPLAGPKAAVLPPRPPTKRKALEEPRATPPATLASKSVSSPGSHLKTKPPKKPDGNLESQHLPLGNGIQTMAASVQRAVTVASGDVPGTRGAVEGILIQQVFESGRSKKCIQVGGEFYTPNKFEDPSGNLKNKARSGSSLKPVVRAKGAQVTIPGRDEQKVGQQCGVPPLPSLPSEPQVNQNEDECAVCHDGGELICCDGCPRAFHLACLSPPLQEIPSGLWRCSCCLQGRVQQNLSQPEVSRPPELPAETPILVGLRSASEKTRGPSRELKASSDAAVTYVNLLAPHPAAPLLEPSALCPLLSAGNEGRPGPAPSARCSVCGDGTEVLRCAHCAAAFHWRCHFPTAAARPGTNLRCKSCSADSTPTPGTPGEAVPTSGPRPAPGLAKVGDDSASHDPVLHRDDLESLLNEHSFDGILQWAIQSMSRPLAETPPFSS, via the exons ATGGCAGGTGGGGATGGAATGCTACGCCGTCTGCTGAGGCTGCACCGCACCGAGATCGCGGTGGCCATAGACAGTGCCTTTCCGCTGCTGCATGCTCTAGCCGACCACGACGTGGTCCCTGAGGACAAGTTCCAG GAGACGCTCCgtctgaaggagaaggaaggctGCCCCCAGGCCTTCCACGCCCTGCTGTCCTGGCTCCTGACCCGGGACAGTGGGGCCATCCTGGATTTCTGGAGGATTCTCTTTAAGGACTACAATCTGGAGCGGTACAGCCGCCTGCATAGCATCCTGGACGGCTTCCCAAAAG ATGTGGACCTAAACCAGTCCCGGAAAGGGAGAAAGCCCCTTGCTGGTCCCAAGGCCGCGGTACTGCCACCCAGACCCCCCACCAAGAGAAAAGCACTGGAGGAGCCTCGAGCCACCCCACCAGCAACTCTGGCCTCAAAGAGCGTCTCCAGCCCAG GCTCCCACCTGAAGACTAAGCCCCCTAAGAAGCCAGATGGCAACTTGGAGTCACAGCACCTTCCTCTTGGAAACG GAATTCAGACCATGGCAGCTTCTGTCCAGAGAGCTGTGACCGTGGCCTCTGGGGATGTTCCAGGAACCCGAGGGGCCGTGGAAGGGATCCTTATCCAGCAGGTGTTTGAGTCAG GAAGATCCAAGAAGTGCATTCAGGTTGGGGGAGAGTTTTATACACCCAACAAGTTCGAAGACCCCAGTGGCAATTTGAAGAACAAGGCCCGGAGTGGTAGCAGCCTAAAGCCAGTGGTCCGAGCCAAGGGAGCCCAGGTCACTATACCT GGTAGAGATGAGCAGAAAGTGGGCCAGCAGTGTGGGGTTCCTCCCCTTCCATCCCTCCCCAGTGAGCCCCAGGTTAACCAG AACGAGGATGAGTGTGCCGTGTGCCACGACGGAGGTGAGCTCATCTGTTGTGACGGCTGTCCCCGGGCCTTCCACCTGGCTTGCCTGTCCCCACCTCTGCAGGAGATCCCCAG TGGCCTCTGGAGATGCTCCTGCTGCCTCCAGGGCAGAGTCCAACAGAACCTGTCCCAGCCTGAGGTGTCCAGGCCCCCGGAGCTACCTGCAGAGACCCCG atcctcGTGGGACTGAGGTCAGCTTCAGAGAAAACCAGGGGCCCATCCAGGGAGCTCAAAGCCAGCTCTGATGCTGCTGTCACATATGTGAACCTGCTGGCCCCGCACCCTGCAGCTCCTCTGCTGGAGCCTTCAGCactgtgccctctactgagtgctgggaatgagGGGCGGCCA GGTCCAGCACCAAGCGCGCGATGCAGTGTGTGTGGCGATGGCACCGAGGTGTTGCGGTGTGCACACTGTGCCGCTGCCTTCCACTGGCGCTGCCACTTCCCGACGGCCGCCGCCCGGCCGGG GACCAATCTCCGCTGCAAATCCTGCTCTGCAGACTCGACTCCCACGCCAGGCACACCGGGCGAAGCTGTACCCACCTCTGGGCCCCGTCCAGCACCTGGGCTTGCCAAG GTAGGGGACGACTCTGCTAGTCACGACCCTGTTCTACATAGGGACGACCTGGAGTCCCTCCTCAATGAG CACTCATTTGACGGCATCCTGCAGTGGGCCATCCAGAGCATGTCACGCCCGCTGGCCGAGACACCACCCTTCTCTTCCTGA
- the Aire gene encoding autoimmune regulator isoform 6 (isoform 6 is encoded by transcript variant 6), translating to MAGGDGMLRRLLRLHRTEIAVAIDSAFPLLHALADHDVVPEDKFQETLRLKEKEGCPQAFHALLSWLLTRDSGAILDFWRILFKDYNLERYSRLHSILDGFPKDVDLNQSRKGRKPLAGPKAAVLPPRPPTKRKALEEPRATPPATLASKSVSSPGSHLKTKPPKKPDGNLESQHLPLGNGIQTMAASVQRAVTVASGDVPGTRGAVEGILIQQVFESGRSKKCIQVGGEFYTPNKFEDPSGNLKNKARSGSSLKPVVRAKGAQVTIPGRDEQKVGQQCGVPPLPSLPSEPQVNQNEDECAVCHDGGELICCDGCPRAFHLACLSPPLQEIPSGLWRCSCCLQGRVQQNLSQPEVSRPPELPAETPGPAPSARCSVCGDGTEVLRCAHCAAAFHWRCHFPTAAARPGTNLRCKSCSADSTPTPGTPGEAVPTSGPRPAPGLAKVGDDSASHDPVLHRDDLESLLNEHSFDGILQWAIQSMSRPLAETPPFSS from the exons ATGGCAGGTGGGGATGGAATGCTACGCCGTCTGCTGAGGCTGCACCGCACCGAGATCGCGGTGGCCATAGACAGTGCCTTTCCGCTGCTGCATGCTCTAGCCGACCACGACGTGGTCCCTGAGGACAAGTTCCAG GAGACGCTCCgtctgaaggagaaggaaggctGCCCCCAGGCCTTCCACGCCCTGCTGTCCTGGCTCCTGACCCGGGACAGTGGGGCCATCCTGGATTTCTGGAGGATTCTCTTTAAGGACTACAATCTGGAGCGGTACAGCCGCCTGCATAGCATCCTGGACGGCTTCCCAAAAG ATGTGGACCTAAACCAGTCCCGGAAAGGGAGAAAGCCCCTTGCTGGTCCCAAGGCCGCGGTACTGCCACCCAGACCCCCCACCAAGAGAAAAGCACTGGAGGAGCCTCGAGCCACCCCACCAGCAACTCTGGCCTCAAAGAGCGTCTCCAGCCCAG GCTCCCACCTGAAGACTAAGCCCCCTAAGAAGCCAGATGGCAACTTGGAGTCACAGCACCTTCCTCTTGGAAACG GAATTCAGACCATGGCAGCTTCTGTCCAGAGAGCTGTGACCGTGGCCTCTGGGGATGTTCCAGGAACCCGAGGGGCCGTGGAAGGGATCCTTATCCAGCAGGTGTTTGAGTCAG GAAGATCCAAGAAGTGCATTCAGGTTGGGGGAGAGTTTTATACACCCAACAAGTTCGAAGACCCCAGTGGCAATTTGAAGAACAAGGCCCGGAGTGGTAGCAGCCTAAAGCCAGTGGTCCGAGCCAAGGGAGCCCAGGTCACTATACCT GGTAGAGATGAGCAGAAAGTGGGCCAGCAGTGTGGGGTTCCTCCCCTTCCATCCCTCCCCAGTGAGCCCCAGGTTAACCAG AACGAGGATGAGTGTGCCGTGTGCCACGACGGAGGTGAGCTCATCTGTTGTGACGGCTGTCCCCGGGCCTTCCACCTGGCTTGCCTGTCCCCACCTCTGCAGGAGATCCCCAG TGGCCTCTGGAGATGCTCCTGCTGCCTCCAGGGCAGAGTCCAACAGAACCTGTCCCAGCCTGAGGTGTCCAGGCCCCCGGAGCTACCTGCAGAGACCCCG GGTCCAGCACCAAGCGCGCGATGCAGTGTGTGTGGCGATGGCACCGAGGTGTTGCGGTGTGCACACTGTGCCGCTGCCTTCCACTGGCGCTGCCACTTCCCGACGGCCGCCGCCCGGCCGGG GACCAATCTCCGCTGCAAATCCTGCTCTGCAGACTCGACTCCCACGCCAGGCACACCGGGCGAAGCTGTACCCACCTCTGGGCCCCGTCCAGCACCTGGGCTTGCCAAG GTAGGGGACGACTCTGCTAGTCACGACCCTGTTCTACATAGGGACGACCTGGAGTCCCTCCTCAATGAG CACTCATTTGACGGCATCCTGCAGTGGGCCATCCAGAGCATGTCACGCCCGCTGGCCGAGACACCACCCTTCTCTTCCTGA
- the Aire gene encoding autoimmune regulator isoform 3 (isoform 3 is encoded by transcript variant 3) yields MAGGDGMLRRLLRLHRTEIAVAIDSAFPLLHALADHDVVPEDKFQETLRLKEKEGCPQAFHALLSWLLTRDSGAILDFWRILFKDYNLERYSRLHSILDGFPKDVDLNQSRKGRKPLAGPKAAVLPPRPPTKRKALEEPRATPPATLASKSVSSPGSHLKTKPPKKPDGNLESQHLPLGNGIQTMAASVQRAVTVASGDVPGTRGAVEGILIQQVFESGRSKKCIQVGGEFYTPNKFEDPSGNLKNKARSGSSLKPVVRAKGAQGRDEQKVGQQCGVPPLPSLPSEPQVNQKNEDECAVCHDGGELICCDGCPRAFHLACLSPPLQEIPSGLWRCSCCLQGRVQQNLSQPEVSRPPELPAETPILVGLRSASEKTRGPSRELKASSDAAVTYVNLLAPHPAAPLLEPSALCPLLSAGNEGRPGPAPSARCSVCGDGTEVLRCAHCAAAFHWRCHFPTAAARPGTNLRCKSCSADSTPTPGTPGEAVPTSGPRPAPGLAKVGDDSASHDPVLHRDDLESLLNEHSFDGILQWAIQSMSRPLAETPPFSS; encoded by the exons ATGGCAGGTGGGGATGGAATGCTACGCCGTCTGCTGAGGCTGCACCGCACCGAGATCGCGGTGGCCATAGACAGTGCCTTTCCGCTGCTGCATGCTCTAGCCGACCACGACGTGGTCCCTGAGGACAAGTTCCAG GAGACGCTCCgtctgaaggagaaggaaggctGCCCCCAGGCCTTCCACGCCCTGCTGTCCTGGCTCCTGACCCGGGACAGTGGGGCCATCCTGGATTTCTGGAGGATTCTCTTTAAGGACTACAATCTGGAGCGGTACAGCCGCCTGCATAGCATCCTGGACGGCTTCCCAAAAG ATGTGGACCTAAACCAGTCCCGGAAAGGGAGAAAGCCCCTTGCTGGTCCCAAGGCCGCGGTACTGCCACCCAGACCCCCCACCAAGAGAAAAGCACTGGAGGAGCCTCGAGCCACCCCACCAGCAACTCTGGCCTCAAAGAGCGTCTCCAGCCCAG GCTCCCACCTGAAGACTAAGCCCCCTAAGAAGCCAGATGGCAACTTGGAGTCACAGCACCTTCCTCTTGGAAACG GAATTCAGACCATGGCAGCTTCTGTCCAGAGAGCTGTGACCGTGGCCTCTGGGGATGTTCCAGGAACCCGAGGGGCCGTGGAAGGGATCCTTATCCAGCAGGTGTTTGAGTCAG GAAGATCCAAGAAGTGCATTCAGGTTGGGGGAGAGTTTTATACACCCAACAAGTTCGAAGACCCCAGTGGCAATTTGAAGAACAAGGCCCGGAGTGGTAGCAGCCTAAAGCCAGTGGTCCGAGCCAAGGGAGCCCAG GGTAGAGATGAGCAGAAAGTGGGCCAGCAGTGTGGGGTTCCTCCCCTTCCATCCCTCCCCAGTGAGCCCCAGGTTAACCAG AAGAACGAGGATGAGTGTGCCGTGTGCCACGACGGAGGTGAGCTCATCTGTTGTGACGGCTGTCCCCGGGCCTTCCACCTGGCTTGCCTGTCCCCACCTCTGCAGGAGATCCCCAG TGGCCTCTGGAGATGCTCCTGCTGCCTCCAGGGCAGAGTCCAACAGAACCTGTCCCAGCCTGAGGTGTCCAGGCCCCCGGAGCTACCTGCAGAGACCCCG atcctcGTGGGACTGAGGTCAGCTTCAGAGAAAACCAGGGGCCCATCCAGGGAGCTCAAAGCCAGCTCTGATGCTGCTGTCACATATGTGAACCTGCTGGCCCCGCACCCTGCAGCTCCTCTGCTGGAGCCTTCAGCactgtgccctctactgagtgctgggaatgagGGGCGGCCA GGTCCAGCACCAAGCGCGCGATGCAGTGTGTGTGGCGATGGCACCGAGGTGTTGCGGTGTGCACACTGTGCCGCTGCCTTCCACTGGCGCTGCCACTTCCCGACGGCCGCCGCCCGGCCGGG GACCAATCTCCGCTGCAAATCCTGCTCTGCAGACTCGACTCCCACGCCAGGCACACCGGGCGAAGCTGTACCCACCTCTGGGCCCCGTCCAGCACCTGGGCTTGCCAAG GTAGGGGACGACTCTGCTAGTCACGACCCTGTTCTACATAGGGACGACCTGGAGTCCCTCCTCAATGAG CACTCATTTGACGGCATCCTGCAGTGGGCCATCCAGAGCATGTCACGCCCGCTGGCCGAGACACCACCCTTCTCTTCCTGA
- the Aire gene encoding autoimmune regulator isoform 8 (isoform 8 is encoded by transcript variant 8) produces MAGGDGMLRRLLRLHRTEIAVAIDSAFPLLHALADHDVVPEDKFQETLRLKEKEGCPQAFHALLSWLLTRDSGAILDFWRILFKDYNLERYSRLHSILDGFPKDVDLNQSRKGRKPLAGPKAAVLPPRPPTKRKALEEPRATPPATLASKSVSSPGSHLKTKPPKKPDGNLESQHLPLGNGIQTMAASVQRAVTVASGDVPGTRGAVEGILIQQVFESGRSKKCIQVGGEFYTPNKFEDPSGNLKNKARSGSSLKPVVRAKGAQGRDEQKVGQQCGVPPLPSLPSEPQVNQNEDECAVCHDGGELICCDGCPRAFHLACLSPPLQEIPSGLWRCSCCLQGRVQQNLSQPEVSRPPELPAETPGPAPSARCSVCGDGTEVLRCAHCAAAFHWRCHFPTAAARPGTNLRCKSCSADSTPTPGTPGEAVPTSGPRPAPGLAKVGDDSASHDPVLHRDDLESLLNEHSFDGILQWAIQSMSRPLAETPPFSS; encoded by the exons ATGGCAGGTGGGGATGGAATGCTACGCCGTCTGCTGAGGCTGCACCGCACCGAGATCGCGGTGGCCATAGACAGTGCCTTTCCGCTGCTGCATGCTCTAGCCGACCACGACGTGGTCCCTGAGGACAAGTTCCAG GAGACGCTCCgtctgaaggagaaggaaggctGCCCCCAGGCCTTCCACGCCCTGCTGTCCTGGCTCCTGACCCGGGACAGTGGGGCCATCCTGGATTTCTGGAGGATTCTCTTTAAGGACTACAATCTGGAGCGGTACAGCCGCCTGCATAGCATCCTGGACGGCTTCCCAAAAG ATGTGGACCTAAACCAGTCCCGGAAAGGGAGAAAGCCCCTTGCTGGTCCCAAGGCCGCGGTACTGCCACCCAGACCCCCCACCAAGAGAAAAGCACTGGAGGAGCCTCGAGCCACCCCACCAGCAACTCTGGCCTCAAAGAGCGTCTCCAGCCCAG GCTCCCACCTGAAGACTAAGCCCCCTAAGAAGCCAGATGGCAACTTGGAGTCACAGCACCTTCCTCTTGGAAACG GAATTCAGACCATGGCAGCTTCTGTCCAGAGAGCTGTGACCGTGGCCTCTGGGGATGTTCCAGGAACCCGAGGGGCCGTGGAAGGGATCCTTATCCAGCAGGTGTTTGAGTCAG GAAGATCCAAGAAGTGCATTCAGGTTGGGGGAGAGTTTTATACACCCAACAAGTTCGAAGACCCCAGTGGCAATTTGAAGAACAAGGCCCGGAGTGGTAGCAGCCTAAAGCCAGTGGTCCGAGCCAAGGGAGCCCAG GGTAGAGATGAGCAGAAAGTGGGCCAGCAGTGTGGGGTTCCTCCCCTTCCATCCCTCCCCAGTGAGCCCCAGGTTAACCAG AACGAGGATGAGTGTGCCGTGTGCCACGACGGAGGTGAGCTCATCTGTTGTGACGGCTGTCCCCGGGCCTTCCACCTGGCTTGCCTGTCCCCACCTCTGCAGGAGATCCCCAG TGGCCTCTGGAGATGCTCCTGCTGCCTCCAGGGCAGAGTCCAACAGAACCTGTCCCAGCCTGAGGTGTCCAGGCCCCCGGAGCTACCTGCAGAGACCCCG GGTCCAGCACCAAGCGCGCGATGCAGTGTGTGTGGCGATGGCACCGAGGTGTTGCGGTGTGCACACTGTGCCGCTGCCTTCCACTGGCGCTGCCACTTCCCGACGGCCGCCGCCCGGCCGGG GACCAATCTCCGCTGCAAATCCTGCTCTGCAGACTCGACTCCCACGCCAGGCACACCGGGCGAAGCTGTACCCACCTCTGGGCCCCGTCCAGCACCTGGGCTTGCCAAG GTAGGGGACGACTCTGCTAGTCACGACCCTGTTCTACATAGGGACGACCTGGAGTCCCTCCTCAATGAG CACTCATTTGACGGCATCCTGCAGTGGGCCATCCAGAGCATGTCACGCCCGCTGGCCGAGACACCACCCTTCTCTTCCTGA